The Prionailurus viverrinus isolate Anna chromosome B4, UM_Priviv_1.0, whole genome shotgun sequence genome has a window encoding:
- the ITGA7 gene encoding integrin alpha-7 isoform X3: MAGTPGRGPRAPPGICYLLGSLLAGLLCPGAVAFNLDVMGALRKEGEPGSLFGFSVALHRQLQPRPQSWLLVGAPQALALPGQQANRTGGLFACPLSLEETDCYRVDIDRGADVQKESKENQWLGVSVRSQGPGGKIVTCAHRYEARQRVDQILETRDVIGRCFVLSQDLAVRDELDGGEWKFCEGRPQGHEQFGFCQQGTAAAFSPDSHYLLFGAPGTYNWKGLLFVTNIDSSDPDQLVYKTLDPADRLPGPAGDLALNSYLGFSIDSGKGLVRAEELSFVAGAPRANHKGAVVILRKDSASRLVPEVMLSGERLTSGFGYSLAVADLNNDGWADLVVGAPYFFERQEELGGAVYVYMNQGGHWAGVSPLRLCGSPDSMFGISLAVLGDLNQDGFADIAVGAPFDGDGKVFIYHGSSLGVVIKPSQVLEGEAVGIKSFGYSLSGGLDVDGNHYPDLLVGSLADTAVLFRARPVLHVSHEVFIAPRAIDLEQPNCAAGHSVCVDLRVCFSYIATPSSYSPVVALDYVLDGDTDRRLRGQVPRVTFLSRGPDDPKHQASGTVWLKHQHDRVCGDTMFQLQENVKDKLRAIVVTLSYSLQTPRLRRQAPGQGLPPVAPILNAHQPSTQRAEIHFLKQGCGEDKICQSNLQLVHARFCARVSDTEFQPLPMDADGTTALFALSGQPVIGLELTVTNLPSDPAQPQADGDDAHEAQLLVTLPASLHYSGVRALDPAEKPLCLSNENASHVECELGNPMKRGAQVTFYLILSTSGITIETTELEVELLLATISEQELHPVSARARVFIELPLSITGVAIPQQLFFSGVVRGESAMRSERDIGSKVKYEVTVSNQGQSLNTLGSAFLNIMWPHEIANGKWLLYPMRVELEGGQGPGQKGLCSPRPNILQLDVDSRDRRRRELEQPEQQEHPEQPEPSTSWWPVSSAEKKKNITLDCVRGTANCVVFSCPLYSFDRAAVLHVWGRLWNSTFLEEYSAVKSLEVIVRANITVKSSIKNLLLRDASTVIPVMVYLDPVAVVAEGVPWWVILLAVLAGLLVLALLVLLMWKMGFFKRARYPEATVPQYHAVKIPREDRQQFKEEKTGTILRNNWGSPRREGPDAHPILAADGHPEPGSEGHPVSGTA; encoded by the exons ATGGCCGGGACTCCGGGCCGTGGTCCTCGGGCCCCCCCCGGGATTTGTTACCTTCTTGGCTCCCTGCTGGCCGGACTGCTCTGCCCGGGGGCTGTCGCCTTCAATCTGGACGTGATGGGCGCCCTGCGCAAGGAGGGCGAGCCGGGTAGCCTCTTCGGCTTCTCTGTGGCTCTGCACCGGCAGTTGCAGCCCCGACCCCAGAGCTG GCTGCTGGTGGGTGCTCCGCAGGCCCTGGCTCTGCCTGGGCAGCAGGCGAATCGCACTGGAGGCCTCTTCGCTTGTCCCCTGAGCCTGGAAGAGACCGACTGCTACAGAGTGGACATCGACCGTGGAG CTGATGTgcagaaagaaagcaaggagaaCCAGTGGTTGGGAGTCAGTGTTCGGAGCCAGGGGCCTGGAGGCAAGATTGTC ACCTGTGCACACCGGTATGAGGCACGGCAGCGAGTAGACCAGATCCTGGAGACCAGGGATGTGATCGGTCGTTGCTTTGTGCTAAGCCAAGACCTGGCCGTCCGTGATGAATTGGATGGCGGGGAATGGAAGTTCTGTGAGGGTCGCCCCCAAGGCCATGAACAATTTGGGTTCTGCCAGCAGGGCACAGCTGCCGCCTTCTCCCCTGACAGCCACTACCTCCTCTTTGGGGCCCCGGGAACCTATAACTGGAAGG GGTTGCTCTTTGTGACCAACATTGATAGCTCAGACCCTGACCAGCTGGTGTATAAAACTTTGGACCCCGCTGACCGGCTCCCAGGACCAGCCGGAGACTTGGCCCTGAATAGCTACTTAG GTTTCTCCATCGACTCGGGGAAGGGTCTGGTGCGTGCAGAAGAGCTGAGCTTTGTGGCAGGGGCCCCCCGTGCCAACCACAAGGGTGCTGTGGTCATTCTGCGCAAAGACAGTGCCAGTCGCCTGGTGCCTGAAGTTATGCTGTCTGGGGAGCGCCTGACCTCCGGCTTTGGCTACTCACTGGCTGTGGCCGATCTCAATAATGATGG CTGGGCAGACCTGGTAGTGGGTGCCCCCTACTTCTTTGAGCGCCAAGAAGAGCTGGGGGGTGCCGTGTATGTGTACATGAACCAGGGGGGTCACTGGGCTGGGGTCTCCCCTCTCCGGCTCTGTGGCTCTCCTGACTCCATGTTCGGGATCAGCCTGGCTGTCTTGGGGGACCTCAACCAAGATGGCTTTGCAG ATATCGCTGTGGGGGCTCCCTTTGATGGGgatgggaaagtctttatctacCATGGGAGCAGCCTGGGGGTTGTCATCAAACCTTCCCAG GTGCTGGAGGGTGAGGCCGTGGGCATAAAGAGCTTTGGCTACTCCCTGTCCGGTGGCCTGGATGTGGATGGGAATCATTACCCAGACCTACTGGTTGGCTCCTTGGCTGACACTGCTGTGCTCTTCAG GGCCAGACCCGTCCTTCATGTGTCGCATGAGGTCTTCATTGCTCCCCGAGCCATTGATCTAGAACAGCCTAACTGTGCTGCTGGCCACTCAGTCTG TGTGGACTTGCGGGTCTGTTTCAGCTACATTGCAACCCCCAGCAGCTACAGCCCTGTTGTGG CCCTGGATTATGTGTTAGATGGGGACACAGACCGAAGGCTCCGGGGCCAGGTCCCCCGTGTGACCTTCCTGAGCCGTGGCCCAGATGACCCCAAGCACCAGGCCTCAGGCACCGTGTGGCTGAAGCACCAGCATGACCGAGTCTGTGGAGACACCATGTTCCAGCTACAG GAGAATGTCAAAGACAAGCTTCGGGCCATTGTGGTCACCCTGTCCTACAGTCTCCAGACCCCACGGCTCCGGCGACAGGCTCCTGGCCAGGGTCTGCCCCCAGTGGCCCccatcctcaatgcccaccaGCCCAGCACCCAGAGGGCAGAG ATCCACTTCCTGAAACAAGGTTGTGGTGAAGACAAGATCTGTCAGAGCAACCTGCAGCTGGTTCATGCTCGCTTCTGTGCCCGGGTCAGCGACACGGAGTTCCAACCTCTGCCCAT GGATGCGGATGGGACAACAGCCCTGTTTGCCCTGAGTGGGCAGCCAGTCATTGGCCTGGAGCTGACGGTCACCAACCTGCCCTCGGatccagcccagccccaggctgaTGGAGATGATGCTCATGAAGCCCAGCTTCTGgtcaccctccctgcctccctgcactACTCAGGAGTCCGAGCCCTGGACCCTGCG gAGAAGCCGCTCTGCCTGTCCAACGAGAATGCCTCCCATGTCGAGTGTGAGCTAGGGAACCCCATGAAGAGAGGTGCCCAG GTGACCTTCTACCTCATCCTTAGCACCTCAGGGATCACTATTGAGACCACAGAGCTGGAAGTGGAGCTGCTGTTGGCCAC GATCAGTGAGCAGGAGCTTCATCCGGTCTCTGCCCGAGCACGTGTCTTCATTGAGCTGCCGCTGTCCATCACGGG GGTGGCCATTCCCCAGCAGCTCTTCTTCTCTGGTGTGGTGCGGGGCGAGAGCGCCATGCGGTCTGAGCGGGATATAGGCAGCAAGGTCAAGTATGAGGTCACG GTCTCCAACCAAGGCCAGTCGCTTAACACCCTGGGCTCTGCCTTCCTCAACATCATGTGGCCCCATGAGATTGCCAACGGAAAGTGGCTGCTGTACCCCATGCGGGTGGAGCTGGAGGGCGGGCAAGGGCCTGGGCAGAAGGGGCTCTGTTCCCCAAGGCCCAACATCCTCCAACTG GACGTGGACAGCAGGGATAGGAGGCGGAGGGAGCTGGAGCAGCCAGAGCAGCAGGAACATCCTGAGCAGCCAGAGCCCAGCACATCCTGGTGGCCAGTGTCCTCTgctgagaagaagaaaaacatcacCCTG GACTGTGTCCGGGGCACTGCCAACTGTGTGGTGTTCAGCTGCCCTCTATATAGCTTTGACCGAGCTGCTGTGCTGCACGTCTGGGGCCGCCTCTGGAACAGCACCTTCTTGGAG GAGTACTCAGCTGTGAAGTCCCTGGAAGTGATTGTGCGAGCAAACATCACTGTGAAGTCTTCTATCAAGAACTTGCTGCTCAGAGACGCCTCCACAGTG ATCCCAGTGATGGTTTACCTGGACCCTGTGGCTGTGGTGGCAGAAGGAGTCCCCTGGTGGGTCATCCTCCTGGCTGTACTGGCCGGGCTTCTGGTGCTGGCGCTGCTGGTGCTGCTCATGTGGAAG ATGGGATTCTTCAAGCGGGCACGGTACCCCGAGGCCACCGTGCCCCAGTACCACGCGGTGAAGATCCCGCGGGAAGACCGACAGCAGTTCAAAGAGGAGAAGACGGGCACCATCCTGAGGAACAACTGGGGCAGCCCCCGGCGGGAGGGCCCCGATGCACACCCCATCCTGGCTGCGGATGGGCACCCTGAGCCAGGCTCAGAGGGGCATCCCGTGTCAGGCACCGCCTAG
- the ITGA7 gene encoding integrin alpha-7 isoform X2 yields the protein MAGTPGRGPRAPPGICYLLGSLLAGLLCPGAVAFNLDVMGALRKEGEPGSLFGFSVALHRQLQPRPQSWLLVGAPQALALPGQQANRTGGLFACPLSLEETDCYRVDIDRGADVQKESKENQWLGVSVRSQGPGGKIVTCAHRYEARQRVDQILETRDVIGRCFVLSQDLAVRDELDGGEWKFCEGRPQGHEQFGFCQQGTAAAFSPDSHYLLFGAPGTYNWKGTARVELCVQGSADLVHLDDGPYEAGGEKEQDPRLIPVPANSYFGFSIDSGKGLVRAEELSFVAGAPRANHKGAVVILRKDSASRLVPEVMLSGERLTSGFGYSLAVADLNNDGWADLVVGAPYFFERQEELGGAVYVYMNQGGHWAGVSPLRLCGSPDSMFGISLAVLGDLNQDGFADIAVGAPFDGDGKVFIYHGSSLGVVIKPSQVLEGEAVGIKSFGYSLSGGLDVDGNHYPDLLVGSLADTAVLFRARPVLHVSHEVFIAPRAIDLEQPNCAAGHSVCVDLRVCFSYIATPSSYSPVVALDYVLDGDTDRRLRGQVPRVTFLSRGPDDPKHQASGTVWLKHQHDRVCGDTMFQLQENVKDKLRAIVVTLSYSLQTPRLRRQAPGQGLPPVAPILNAHQPSTQRAEIHFLKQGCGEDKICQSNLQLVHARFCARVSDTEFQPLPMDADGTTALFALSGQPVIGLELTVTNLPSDPAQPQADGDDAHEAQLLVTLPASLHYSGVRALDPAEKPLCLSNENASHVECELGNPMKRGAQVTFYLILSTSGITIETTELEVELLLATISEQELHPVSARARVFIELPLSITGVAIPQQLFFSGVVRGESAMRSERDIGSKVKYEVTVSNQGQSLNTLGSAFLNIMWPHEIANGKWLLYPMRVELEGGQGPGQKGLCSPRPNILQLDVDSRDRRRRELEQPEQQEHPEQPEPSTSWWPVSSAEKKKNITLDCVRGTANCVVFSCPLYSFDRAAVLHVWGRLWNSTFLEEYSAVKSLEVIVRANITVKSSIKNLLLRDASTVIPVMVYLDPVAVVAEGVPWWVILLAVLAGLLVLALLVLLMWKMGFFKRARYPEATVPQYHAVKIPREDRQQFKEEKTGTILRNNWGSPRREGPDAHPILAADGHPEPGSEGHPVSGTA from the exons ATGGCCGGGACTCCGGGCCGTGGTCCTCGGGCCCCCCCCGGGATTTGTTACCTTCTTGGCTCCCTGCTGGCCGGACTGCTCTGCCCGGGGGCTGTCGCCTTCAATCTGGACGTGATGGGCGCCCTGCGCAAGGAGGGCGAGCCGGGTAGCCTCTTCGGCTTCTCTGTGGCTCTGCACCGGCAGTTGCAGCCCCGACCCCAGAGCTG GCTGCTGGTGGGTGCTCCGCAGGCCCTGGCTCTGCCTGGGCAGCAGGCGAATCGCACTGGAGGCCTCTTCGCTTGTCCCCTGAGCCTGGAAGAGACCGACTGCTACAGAGTGGACATCGACCGTGGAG CTGATGTgcagaaagaaagcaaggagaaCCAGTGGTTGGGAGTCAGTGTTCGGAGCCAGGGGCCTGGAGGCAAGATTGTC ACCTGTGCACACCGGTATGAGGCACGGCAGCGAGTAGACCAGATCCTGGAGACCAGGGATGTGATCGGTCGTTGCTTTGTGCTAAGCCAAGACCTGGCCGTCCGTGATGAATTGGATGGCGGGGAATGGAAGTTCTGTGAGGGTCGCCCCCAAGGCCATGAACAATTTGGGTTCTGCCAGCAGGGCACAGCTGCCGCCTTCTCCCCTGACAGCCACTACCTCCTCTTTGGGGCCCCGGGAACCTATAACTGGAAGG GCACCGCCAGGGTGGAGCTCTGTGTGCAGGGCTCGGCGGACCTGGTGCACCTGGACGACGGGCCCTACGAGGCGGGGGGTGAGAAGGAGCAGGACCCCCGCCTCATCCCCGTCCCTGCCAACAGCTACTTTG GTTTCTCCATCGACTCGGGGAAGGGTCTGGTGCGTGCAGAAGAGCTGAGCTTTGTGGCAGGGGCCCCCCGTGCCAACCACAAGGGTGCTGTGGTCATTCTGCGCAAAGACAGTGCCAGTCGCCTGGTGCCTGAAGTTATGCTGTCTGGGGAGCGCCTGACCTCCGGCTTTGGCTACTCACTGGCTGTGGCCGATCTCAATAATGATGG CTGGGCAGACCTGGTAGTGGGTGCCCCCTACTTCTTTGAGCGCCAAGAAGAGCTGGGGGGTGCCGTGTATGTGTACATGAACCAGGGGGGTCACTGGGCTGGGGTCTCCCCTCTCCGGCTCTGTGGCTCTCCTGACTCCATGTTCGGGATCAGCCTGGCTGTCTTGGGGGACCTCAACCAAGATGGCTTTGCAG ATATCGCTGTGGGGGCTCCCTTTGATGGGgatgggaaagtctttatctacCATGGGAGCAGCCTGGGGGTTGTCATCAAACCTTCCCAG GTGCTGGAGGGTGAGGCCGTGGGCATAAAGAGCTTTGGCTACTCCCTGTCCGGTGGCCTGGATGTGGATGGGAATCATTACCCAGACCTACTGGTTGGCTCCTTGGCTGACACTGCTGTGCTCTTCAG GGCCAGACCCGTCCTTCATGTGTCGCATGAGGTCTTCATTGCTCCCCGAGCCATTGATCTAGAACAGCCTAACTGTGCTGCTGGCCACTCAGTCTG TGTGGACTTGCGGGTCTGTTTCAGCTACATTGCAACCCCCAGCAGCTACAGCCCTGTTGTGG CCCTGGATTATGTGTTAGATGGGGACACAGACCGAAGGCTCCGGGGCCAGGTCCCCCGTGTGACCTTCCTGAGCCGTGGCCCAGATGACCCCAAGCACCAGGCCTCAGGCACCGTGTGGCTGAAGCACCAGCATGACCGAGTCTGTGGAGACACCATGTTCCAGCTACAG GAGAATGTCAAAGACAAGCTTCGGGCCATTGTGGTCACCCTGTCCTACAGTCTCCAGACCCCACGGCTCCGGCGACAGGCTCCTGGCCAGGGTCTGCCCCCAGTGGCCCccatcctcaatgcccaccaGCCCAGCACCCAGAGGGCAGAG ATCCACTTCCTGAAACAAGGTTGTGGTGAAGACAAGATCTGTCAGAGCAACCTGCAGCTGGTTCATGCTCGCTTCTGTGCCCGGGTCAGCGACACGGAGTTCCAACCTCTGCCCAT GGATGCGGATGGGACAACAGCCCTGTTTGCCCTGAGTGGGCAGCCAGTCATTGGCCTGGAGCTGACGGTCACCAACCTGCCCTCGGatccagcccagccccaggctgaTGGAGATGATGCTCATGAAGCCCAGCTTCTGgtcaccctccctgcctccctgcactACTCAGGAGTCCGAGCCCTGGACCCTGCG gAGAAGCCGCTCTGCCTGTCCAACGAGAATGCCTCCCATGTCGAGTGTGAGCTAGGGAACCCCATGAAGAGAGGTGCCCAG GTGACCTTCTACCTCATCCTTAGCACCTCAGGGATCACTATTGAGACCACAGAGCTGGAAGTGGAGCTGCTGTTGGCCAC GATCAGTGAGCAGGAGCTTCATCCGGTCTCTGCCCGAGCACGTGTCTTCATTGAGCTGCCGCTGTCCATCACGGG GGTGGCCATTCCCCAGCAGCTCTTCTTCTCTGGTGTGGTGCGGGGCGAGAGCGCCATGCGGTCTGAGCGGGATATAGGCAGCAAGGTCAAGTATGAGGTCACG GTCTCCAACCAAGGCCAGTCGCTTAACACCCTGGGCTCTGCCTTCCTCAACATCATGTGGCCCCATGAGATTGCCAACGGAAAGTGGCTGCTGTACCCCATGCGGGTGGAGCTGGAGGGCGGGCAAGGGCCTGGGCAGAAGGGGCTCTGTTCCCCAAGGCCCAACATCCTCCAACTG GACGTGGACAGCAGGGATAGGAGGCGGAGGGAGCTGGAGCAGCCAGAGCAGCAGGAACATCCTGAGCAGCCAGAGCCCAGCACATCCTGGTGGCCAGTGTCCTCTgctgagaagaagaaaaacatcacCCTG GACTGTGTCCGGGGCACTGCCAACTGTGTGGTGTTCAGCTGCCCTCTATATAGCTTTGACCGAGCTGCTGTGCTGCACGTCTGGGGCCGCCTCTGGAACAGCACCTTCTTGGAG GAGTACTCAGCTGTGAAGTCCCTGGAAGTGATTGTGCGAGCAAACATCACTGTGAAGTCTTCTATCAAGAACTTGCTGCTCAGAGACGCCTCCACAGTG ATCCCAGTGATGGTTTACCTGGACCCTGTGGCTGTGGTGGCAGAAGGAGTCCCCTGGTGGGTCATCCTCCTGGCTGTACTGGCCGGGCTTCTGGTGCTGGCGCTGCTGGTGCTGCTCATGTGGAAG ATGGGATTCTTCAAGCGGGCACGGTACCCCGAGGCCACCGTGCCCCAGTACCACGCGGTGAAGATCCCGCGGGAAGACCGACAGCAGTTCAAAGAGGAGAAGACGGGCACCATCCTGAGGAACAACTGGGGCAGCCCCCGGCGGGAGGGCCCCGATGCACACCCCATCCTGGCTGCGGATGGGCACCCTGAGCCAGGCTCAGAGGGGCATCCCGTGTCAGGCACCGCCTAG
- the ITGA7 gene encoding integrin alpha-7 isoform X6: MMDIAVGAPFDGDGKVFIYHGSSLGVVIKPSQVLEGEAVGIKSFGYSLSGGLDVDGNHYPDLLVGSLADTAVLFRARPVLHVSHEVFIAPRAIDLEQPNCAAGHSVCVDLRVCFSYIATPSSYSPVVALDYVLDGDTDRRLRGQVPRVTFLSRGPDDPKHQASGTVWLKHQHDRVCGDTMFQLQENVKDKLRAIVVTLSYSLQTPRLRRQAPGQGLPPVAPILNAHQPSTQRAEIHFLKQGCGEDKICQSNLQLVHARFCARVSDTEFQPLPMDADGTTALFALSGQPVIGLELTVTNLPSDPAQPQADGDDAHEAQLLVTLPASLHYSGVRALDPAEKPLCLSNENASHVECELGNPMKRGAQVTFYLILSTSGITIETTELEVELLLATISEQELHPVSARARVFIELPLSITGVAIPQQLFFSGVVRGESAMRSERDIGSKVKYEVTVSNQGQSLNTLGSAFLNIMWPHEIANGKWLLYPMRVELEGGQGPGQKGLCSPRPNILQLDVDSRDRRRRELEQPEQQEHPEQPEPSTSWWPVSSAEKKKNITLDCVRGTANCVVFSCPLYSFDRAAVLHVWGRLWNSTFLEEYSAVKSLEVIVRANITVKSSIKNLLLRDASTVIPVMVYLDPVAVVAEGVPWWVILLAVLAGLLVLALLVLLMWKMGFFKRARYPEATVPQYHAVKIPREDRQQFKEEKTGTILRNNWGSPRREGPDAHPILAADGHPEPGSEGHPVSGTA, from the exons ATGATGG ATATCGCTGTGGGGGCTCCCTTTGATGGGgatgggaaagtctttatctacCATGGGAGCAGCCTGGGGGTTGTCATCAAACCTTCCCAG GTGCTGGAGGGTGAGGCCGTGGGCATAAAGAGCTTTGGCTACTCCCTGTCCGGTGGCCTGGATGTGGATGGGAATCATTACCCAGACCTACTGGTTGGCTCCTTGGCTGACACTGCTGTGCTCTTCAG GGCCAGACCCGTCCTTCATGTGTCGCATGAGGTCTTCATTGCTCCCCGAGCCATTGATCTAGAACAGCCTAACTGTGCTGCTGGCCACTCAGTCTG TGTGGACTTGCGGGTCTGTTTCAGCTACATTGCAACCCCCAGCAGCTACAGCCCTGTTGTGG CCCTGGATTATGTGTTAGATGGGGACACAGACCGAAGGCTCCGGGGCCAGGTCCCCCGTGTGACCTTCCTGAGCCGTGGCCCAGATGACCCCAAGCACCAGGCCTCAGGCACCGTGTGGCTGAAGCACCAGCATGACCGAGTCTGTGGAGACACCATGTTCCAGCTACAG GAGAATGTCAAAGACAAGCTTCGGGCCATTGTGGTCACCCTGTCCTACAGTCTCCAGACCCCACGGCTCCGGCGACAGGCTCCTGGCCAGGGTCTGCCCCCAGTGGCCCccatcctcaatgcccaccaGCCCAGCACCCAGAGGGCAGAG ATCCACTTCCTGAAACAAGGTTGTGGTGAAGACAAGATCTGTCAGAGCAACCTGCAGCTGGTTCATGCTCGCTTCTGTGCCCGGGTCAGCGACACGGAGTTCCAACCTCTGCCCAT GGATGCGGATGGGACAACAGCCCTGTTTGCCCTGAGTGGGCAGCCAGTCATTGGCCTGGAGCTGACGGTCACCAACCTGCCCTCGGatccagcccagccccaggctgaTGGAGATGATGCTCATGAAGCCCAGCTTCTGgtcaccctccctgcctccctgcactACTCAGGAGTCCGAGCCCTGGACCCTGCG gAGAAGCCGCTCTGCCTGTCCAACGAGAATGCCTCCCATGTCGAGTGTGAGCTAGGGAACCCCATGAAGAGAGGTGCCCAG GTGACCTTCTACCTCATCCTTAGCACCTCAGGGATCACTATTGAGACCACAGAGCTGGAAGTGGAGCTGCTGTTGGCCAC GATCAGTGAGCAGGAGCTTCATCCGGTCTCTGCCCGAGCACGTGTCTTCATTGAGCTGCCGCTGTCCATCACGGG GGTGGCCATTCCCCAGCAGCTCTTCTTCTCTGGTGTGGTGCGGGGCGAGAGCGCCATGCGGTCTGAGCGGGATATAGGCAGCAAGGTCAAGTATGAGGTCACG GTCTCCAACCAAGGCCAGTCGCTTAACACCCTGGGCTCTGCCTTCCTCAACATCATGTGGCCCCATGAGATTGCCAACGGAAAGTGGCTGCTGTACCCCATGCGGGTGGAGCTGGAGGGCGGGCAAGGGCCTGGGCAGAAGGGGCTCTGTTCCCCAAGGCCCAACATCCTCCAACTG GACGTGGACAGCAGGGATAGGAGGCGGAGGGAGCTGGAGCAGCCAGAGCAGCAGGAACATCCTGAGCAGCCAGAGCCCAGCACATCCTGGTGGCCAGTGTCCTCTgctgagaagaagaaaaacatcacCCTG GACTGTGTCCGGGGCACTGCCAACTGTGTGGTGTTCAGCTGCCCTCTATATAGCTTTGACCGAGCTGCTGTGCTGCACGTCTGGGGCCGCCTCTGGAACAGCACCTTCTTGGAG GAGTACTCAGCTGTGAAGTCCCTGGAAGTGATTGTGCGAGCAAACATCACTGTGAAGTCTTCTATCAAGAACTTGCTGCTCAGAGACGCCTCCACAGTG ATCCCAGTGATGGTTTACCTGGACCCTGTGGCTGTGGTGGCAGAAGGAGTCCCCTGGTGGGTCATCCTCCTGGCTGTACTGGCCGGGCTTCTGGTGCTGGCGCTGCTGGTGCTGCTCATGTGGAAG ATGGGATTCTTCAAGCGGGCACGGTACCCCGAGGCCACCGTGCCCCAGTACCACGCGGTGAAGATCCCGCGGGAAGACCGACAGCAGTTCAAAGAGGAGAAGACGGGCACCATCCTGAGGAACAACTGGGGCAGCCCCCGGCGGGAGGGCCCCGATGCACACCCCATCCTGGCTGCGGATGGGCACCCTGAGCCAGGCTCAGAGGGGCATCCCGTGTCAGGCACCGCCTAG